One window of the Shimwellia blattae DSM 4481 = NBRC 105725 genome contains the following:
- the tssJ gene encoding type VI secretion system lipoprotein TssJ — MIFASLSRSAALVLLCSLLTACGLTQAVSDGTVSATRAIFFKKIKVLHLDFEPRAAINAGESQTPLATMVHVYQLRDRQKVDAADYQKLLRDADTTLKEDIVVSKSLLVIPKGSVTLNMPMNEETKFVAVVGLFNRPDIHNNTWKLVLSRNDLDPDKPRTIQLNSTGLNLVPVKE, encoded by the coding sequence ATGATATTCGCTTCCCTGTCGCGCAGCGCTGCGCTGGTATTGCTCTGTTCCCTGCTTACCGCATGTGGCCTGACTCAGGCCGTATCGGACGGCACGGTCAGCGCAACCAGAGCTATTTTCTTCAAAAAAATAAAGGTGCTGCATCTCGATTTTGAGCCCCGCGCGGCCATCAACGCCGGTGAAAGCCAGACGCCGCTGGCCACCATGGTGCATGTTTACCAGCTCCGGGACCGCCAGAAGGTGGACGCGGCCGACTACCAGAAACTGCTGCGCGATGCGGATACCACGCTGAAAGAAGACATTGTGGTGAGCAAGTCGCTGCTGGTGATACCCAAAGGCAGCGTAACCCTCAATATGCCAATGAATGAAGAGACGAAATTTGTAGCGGTGGTGGGGCTGTTTAATCGTCCGGATATCCATAACAACACCTGGAAACTGGTGCTGAGCCGCAACGACCTCGATCCTGACAAGCCGCGCACTATCCAGCTCAACAGCACCGGGCTGAACCTGGTCCCGGTGAAGGAGTAA
- a CDS encoding type VI secretion system Vgr family protein, translating into MDTTLDNWLALFDGQTRYRLEINDSPLKPDVLNFRGREALNAPFEWWIEFTTPQKGISRRDAMLKYATLSMHSGRVVQGIITGFEVLRETVDQTHFAVTLSSRLALLAHTRRCAVYQNVSVPELVEQILRSHGLEGADFEFRLERAYPVRELITQWQETDLQFIQRILAEDGIWFCTGVNTTTGLDTVTLADSQLCYQFDVRLPYREPSALYDGAVEAVWDARVWHHTVTGSVTTRDYNYRTAGTPMDATASVRNEAATTGERYRYAAPYREAGDDTTPEPETESGAFYARIQHEHALNNAIRLHLFSNASHLTPGMVLETGDSEVPELKEGMVITLATFRAARDTRLHVSVWGMPYSEQFCFRPEPIPRPLIAGTLAARIESDEKNAPYAHLDETGRYRVKLDFSREDAAQGYNYLWIRQAKPYAGEIYGWHTPLTDGTEVGIAFDGGDPDRPYIARAFHDSEHPDVVTRDNRSQNILRTAGQNELRMEDQRKSEHIALSTPFGATALNQGHIVNRENGVRGTGFELRTDEFGVIRVAKGLFITADGKVHGEGHVLDMDVALREIEAIRAQIGELAIATRKAKALEADIASQQAMFTTRLKTLNEVLHFSAPGGMAFTSAEHLQLAAADNLALNAGGDISIGAEGHITGLAGDSVGMFAQHGKLSLISAQGPVQFQAQNGVMHLSAEQKLTLISAKEMLLAGKKRIRLVGGGSSILIEQGQIKYETAGTYTRKASRLDTEGGASQTPDVPWLADPLKDRNDALMQYLYHDDAPVVGAPFTATLADGSVRTGNLDGAGYLHLDDVPDGPMAVELGPDARNYLRKNNSDNQQFVGSSVTESDIDVLITKHSGGVE; encoded by the coding sequence ATGGATACAACTCTGGATAACTGGCTGGCGCTGTTTGACGGGCAAACCCGCTATCGTCTTGAGATTAACGACAGCCCCCTGAAGCCGGATGTGCTGAACTTCCGCGGGCGCGAAGCGCTGAATGCGCCGTTCGAATGGTGGATTGAGTTCACCACACCACAGAAAGGCATCAGCCGCCGGGATGCGATGCTGAAGTATGCCACGCTCAGTATGCACTCAGGCCGGGTGGTACAGGGTATCATCACTGGTTTTGAGGTCCTCCGGGAGACTGTGGACCAGACACATTTTGCCGTAACGCTCTCCTCGCGCCTGGCGCTGCTTGCCCACACCCGCCGCTGTGCGGTGTACCAGAATGTCTCCGTCCCGGAACTGGTGGAGCAGATCCTGCGCAGCCACGGGCTGGAGGGGGCGGATTTTGAATTCCGGCTGGAGCGGGCTTACCCGGTTCGCGAACTGATCACCCAGTGGCAGGAAACTGACCTGCAGTTTATTCAGCGCATTCTCGCAGAAGACGGTATCTGGTTCTGTACAGGCGTCAACACCACCACCGGGCTCGATACGGTGACCCTGGCAGACAGCCAGCTGTGTTATCAGTTTGATGTGCGCCTGCCATATCGTGAGCCCTCCGCACTGTATGATGGTGCGGTCGAAGCAGTGTGGGATGCCAGAGTGTGGCACCACACGGTGACCGGCAGTGTGACCACCCGGGATTACAACTACCGCACCGCCGGTACGCCAATGGATGCGACCGCAAGCGTCAGAAACGAGGCGGCCACCACCGGCGAACGCTACCGCTATGCGGCCCCGTACCGCGAGGCGGGCGATGACACCACCCCTGAGCCGGAAACCGAAAGCGGTGCCTTTTACGCCCGTATTCAGCATGAACATGCCCTCAATAATGCCATCCGCCTGCATCTGTTCAGTAACGCCAGCCACCTGACACCGGGCATGGTGCTGGAAACCGGCGACAGTGAAGTGCCGGAGCTGAAAGAGGGAATGGTGATTACGCTCGCCACTTTCCGCGCGGCCCGTGACACGCGTTTGCATGTCTCCGTCTGGGGTATGCCTTACAGCGAGCAGTTCTGCTTCAGGCCAGAGCCAATACCACGTCCGCTTATCGCCGGTACGCTGGCCGCCCGCATAGAGAGCGATGAGAAGAATGCGCCGTATGCGCATCTCGATGAAACAGGGCGCTACCGGGTGAAGCTGGATTTCAGCCGTGAGGACGCTGCGCAGGGCTATAACTACCTGTGGATACGCCAGGCGAAGCCATATGCCGGGGAAATATACGGCTGGCACACGCCGCTGACTGACGGCACCGAAGTGGGCATTGCCTTTGACGGTGGAGACCCGGACCGGCCGTATATCGCCCGTGCATTTCATGACTCTGAGCATCCGGATGTGGTCACCCGCGACAACCGTAGCCAGAACATCCTGCGCACTGCGGGCCAGAACGAACTGCGCATGGAAGACCAGCGCAAGAGTGAGCATATTGCCCTCAGTACTCCGTTCGGGGCCACGGCGCTGAATCAGGGCCACATCGTCAACAGGGAGAACGGGGTGCGCGGTACCGGGTTTGAGCTGCGCACCGATGAGTTCGGGGTTATTCGTGTGGCTAAAGGGCTGTTTATCACCGCCGACGGAAAAGTGCACGGCGAAGGCCATGTGCTGGATATGGATGTGGCACTTCGTGAGATAGAAGCCATACGCGCTCAAATCGGGGAGCTGGCCATCGCTACCCGGAAGGCGAAAGCCCTGGAGGCCGATATCGCCAGCCAGCAGGCGATGTTTACCACACGCCTGAAGACCCTCAATGAGGTGCTGCACTTCTCTGCCCCCGGGGGGATGGCGTTTACCAGCGCTGAGCATCTGCAACTGGCGGCCGCTGACAATCTCGCCCTGAATGCGGGCGGGGATATCAGCATTGGCGCTGAGGGACATATCACCGGCCTGGCCGGAGACAGCGTGGGGATGTTTGCCCAACACGGCAAGCTGAGCCTGATTTCGGCACAGGGGCCGGTCCAGTTTCAGGCGCAGAACGGGGTGATGCACCTGAGTGCGGAGCAGAAACTGACCCTCATCTCAGCAAAAGAGATGCTGCTGGCCGGGAAGAAGCGCATACGCCTGGTGGGGGGCGGAAGCTCCATCCTCATTGAGCAGGGGCAAATCAAATACGAGACGGCGGGGACGTATACCCGCAAGGCCAGCCGGCTGGACACGGAAGGTGGGGCTTCGCAGACTCCGGATGTGCCGTGGCTCGCAGACCCGCTGAAAGACCGCAATGATGCACTGATGCAGTACCTCTATCATGATGACGCACCGGTGGTTGGTGCGCCGTTTACCGCGACACTGGCAGACGGCTCTGTGCGTACCGGGAACCTTGATGGGGCAGGCTACCTGCATCTTGATGATGTGCCCGATGGCCCGATGGCGGTGGAGTTGGGGCCGGATGCACGGAATTATTTACGAAAAAATAATTCCGATAATCAGCAATTTGTTGGTTCGTCGGTGACTGAATCCGATATTGACGTACTGATAACGAAACATAGCGGAGGTGTTGAATGA
- a CDS encoding Imm72 family immunity protein, translated as MSIEKTKYPMSDEQVRRRLFWLLQRLSSYTLWQRKRDAWACFTEKYEHALKTWPEEITKGFHPKSIIRAYEALRLYDEGLPELAAGNRQVWQIKTGEFDQLFRPVSLIEKYFYWPCHDERGGQREPYPPEIEKINKWRIAAEFWGDNLIYPPHDNVCNFFDAEYLLDPKNYNYNLTQLAYPVFPGNLPPVPERRDIIIKTDDPVPCDGIWEPVNILYNHKFLVIKDGISGFKNLGAYNYFIRGMKAPRQIYYDVLMESDKEMLITDDPIRYRDVHWRLVWEDTRYCDGIIPDESEYFLDDAPGKRITCRSGEQCPHSGQWATLSGGHQQFIDVQAGVIMPEATKYQHDMYVPEIRIPAEWSLIDRDDGGSVFAVTPDEES; from the coding sequence ATGAGTATCGAAAAAACAAAATATCCGATGAGCGATGAGCAGGTGCGTCGCAGGCTGTTCTGGCTGTTACAGCGGTTAAGTAGCTACACCCTGTGGCAGCGCAAACGGGATGCCTGGGCATGCTTTACTGAAAAATATGAACATGCGCTGAAAACCTGGCCGGAAGAGATAACGAAGGGATTTCATCCGAAAAGTATTATCAGGGCATATGAAGCGTTGCGCCTTTATGATGAAGGATTACCGGAACTGGCGGCGGGCAACCGGCAGGTATGGCAGATAAAAACAGGCGAGTTCGATCAACTTTTTCGTCCGGTGAGTTTAATTGAGAAGTACTTTTATTGGCCTTGTCATGACGAGCGTGGCGGGCAACGGGAACCTTATCCCCCGGAAATAGAAAAAATTAATAAGTGGCGCATTGCCGCAGAGTTTTGGGGCGATAATTTAATTTATCCACCGCATGATAATGTCTGTAATTTCTTTGATGCAGAATATTTGCTTGATCCTAAAAATTATAACTATAATTTGACTCAGCTTGCATACCCTGTTTTTCCTGGAAATCTTCCCCCCGTCCCTGAACGCAGAGACATTATTATAAAAACTGATGATCCGGTACCCTGTGATGGTATCTGGGAGCCGGTAAATATTTTGTACAACCATAAGTTTCTGGTGATTAAAGACGGTATCAGCGGTTTTAAAAATCTCGGGGCGTACAACTATTTTATTCGCGGAATGAAGGCCCCACGTCAGATTTATTATGATGTATTGATGGAGAGCGATAAGGAAATGCTCATCACTGATGACCCCATTCGTTACCGTGATGTTCACTGGCGTCTGGTCTGGGAAGATACGCGCTACTGTGACGGTATTATCCCGGATGAGTCAGAGTATTTTCTGGATGATGCTCCGGGTAAACGTATTACCTGCCGGAGTGGTGAACAGTGCCCGCATTCCGGACAGTGGGCCACGCTTAGCGGAGGTCATCAACAGTTTATTGATGTTCAGGCAGGAGTGATTATGCCAGAGGCCACGAAATATCAGCATGATATGTATGTACCTGAAATACGCATCCCGGCGGAGTGGAGTCTTATTGACAGGGATGATGGTGGCAGTGTATTTGCTGTGACCCCAGATGAGGAGAGTTGA
- a CDS encoding DUF3396 domain-containing protein, with protein sequence MKLNDVDLNYIEQWLPEASVKYKDGSQAVNLGLIITVFFKDGHLPEVRQKMVECVDRYYAEFKSGLKKTVYGNKWVGITGNNYQKKRQQLLALSEEETASWYLGSVEKDYEAPDYSILVMNTRIFHNENDRSVIKLTFPLSLLKEPDGNTHYQAWIMWLCESFAVESGYAGLSFVLPYEFHRMFPYEYKLAQRFPGVMVDSLGTLEGGEAVEGLKGPCWYTILGNPWLEKLGGAEKLAHRLNNTSEIELLPYNGGLILKAGVLPPGLGETKTEELPPLLVKVNQLIKPIRYDGHNGLHFYCEYENFQFEEASSMAWFARFDEASAVLDKEDEGKSWDPVRITCWSGEKSPFDGRWATIINGETRYTQTRAGQIMPEFEDKHGQKHPARWSLLERDDGGSVFAVTPDEES encoded by the coding sequence ATGAAACTGAATGATGTAGACCTGAATTATATCGAGCAATGGTTGCCGGAAGCGTCCGTGAAATATAAAGACGGCAGTCAGGCGGTGAATCTTGGACTGATAATTACCGTATTTTTTAAAGATGGTCATTTACCCGAAGTGCGCCAGAAGATGGTGGAGTGTGTGGATCGCTATTACGCTGAATTTAAATCGGGCCTGAAAAAGACAGTGTATGGTAATAAATGGGTTGGGATCACGGGAAATAACTATCAGAAAAAACGGCAACAACTTTTAGCTTTATCTGAAGAAGAAACTGCTTCTTGGTATCTCGGTAGTGTGGAGAAGGATTACGAAGCACCGGACTACAGTATCCTGGTGATGAATACACGAATTTTCCATAATGAAAACGATCGTTCGGTAATCAAGTTAACCTTTCCCCTCTCTCTGCTGAAAGAGCCTGATGGGAACACACATTATCAGGCCTGGATTATGTGGTTGTGTGAATCATTTGCCGTTGAAAGTGGTTACGCTGGTCTGTCGTTTGTTCTGCCGTACGAATTTCATCGAATGTTCCCTTACGAATACAAACTGGCTCAGCGTTTTCCGGGCGTGATGGTGGATTCTCTGGGAACACTTGAGGGCGGCGAGGCTGTGGAGGGTCTCAAAGGTCCCTGCTGGTATACCATTCTGGGCAACCCCTGGCTGGAAAAACTTGGCGGGGCAGAGAAACTGGCCCACCGACTGAATAACACCTCTGAGATTGAACTGCTTCCCTATAATGGCGGGCTTATCCTCAAGGCAGGAGTGCTACCGCCGGGTCTGGGTGAGACGAAAACTGAAGAGTTGCCCCCATTGCTGGTGAAAGTGAATCAGTTAATTAAACCTATTAGATACGACGGGCATAACGGTCTGCATTTCTACTGCGAATACGAAAACTTCCAGTTCGAGGAAGCATCCTCCATGGCATGGTTTGCTCGCTTCGATGAAGCCAGTGCAGTGCTGGATAAAGAAGATGAAGGTAAGTCCTGGGATCCGGTCAGGATCACTTGCTGGAGTGGTGAAAAATCCCCGTTTGACGGGCGATGGGCCACCATTATTAACGGGGAGACACGGTACACCCAAACCCGTGCCGGGCAGATTATGCCTGAATTTGAAGATAAGCATGGTCAGAAACATCCGGCCCGTTGGTCGCTGCTGGAAAGGGATGATGGTGGCAGTGTGTTTGCTGTGACCCCAGATGAGGAGAGTTGA